From the genome of Anopheles moucheti chromosome 3, idAnoMoucSN_F20_07, whole genome shotgun sequence, one region includes:
- the LOC128303818 gene encoding cysteine-rich with EGF-like domain protein 2 isoform X3 codes for MRQTDGIIACFLVVALLPFLSLGDAPKPPSFSTGGGTKKDKLKTEKLPPCKACTVLVNSFRDGIKRTERAKHDGGDAAWEEERLGSYKTSELRLVEIQERLCTDVVRGEDQCHQLAEDYESLIEEWWKNYQTTDPDLHRWLCVEQATVCCADGFYGPKCDPCPTCFGNGKCKGNGTRKGNGKCACDEGYTGDNCDSCTEEYYQAFRDETKLLCSRCHGACAAGGCTGAGPNACRVCRSGWVMDSARGGCVDVDECIKEAPCTRQQFCVNNEGSYSCLECDKSCDGCNGDGPDLCEKCAAGYELRDGMCTDRSPWYLGRDIDCFR; via the exons ATGAGACAAACGGATGGAATTATAGCATGTTTTCTGGTCGTGGCCTTGTTGCCATTCCTATCGCTCGGAGATGCCCCGAAACCACCTTCGTTTTCCACTGGAGGAGGCACCAAGAAGGACAAATTAAAGACTGAAAAGCTACCACCCTGCAAGGCGTGCACAGTGTTGGTGAACTCGTTTCGCGATGGCATCAAGCGTACGGAACGTGCCAAGCACGACGGCGGTGACGCAGCCTGGGAGGAGGAACGGTTGGGTAGCTACAAAACTAGCGAGCTGCGGTTAGTCGAAATACAGGAGCGTCTTTGCACGGATGTGGTACGTGGTGAAGATCAGTGCCATCAGTTGGCGGAAGATTATGAATCCCTGATAGAAGAGTGGTGGAAAAACTATCAAACCACTGATCCGGATTTGCACCGATGGTTGTGCGTGGAACAGGCGACCGTCTGCTGTGCAGATGGGTTTTACGGACCGAAGTGTGACCCGTGCCCGACATGCTTCGGCAATGGAAAATGTAAAGGAAATGGCACACGCAAGGGCAACGGAAAATGTGCCTGTGACGAAGGATACACCGGCGATAACTGCGATAGTTGCACGGAGGAGTACTATCAGGCGTTCCGGGATGAAACGAAACTGCTGTGCAGCCGATGCCATGGTGCGTGTGCTGCCGGTGGTTGTACCGGCGCGGGACCGAATGCATGTCGGGTGTGTCGTAGCGGATGGGTGATGGACAGTGCCCGGGGAGGCTGTGTGGATGTGGACGAATGCATAAAAGAGGCACCATGTACAAGGCAACAGTTTTGCGTTAACAACGAAGGGTCGTACAGCTGTTTGG AATGTGATAAATCGTGCGATGGCTGCAACGGGGATGGTCCGGATTTGTGTGAAAAATGTGCCGCTGGATACGAGCTAAGAGATGGAATGTGCACAG
- the LOC128303818 gene encoding cysteine-rich with EGF-like domain protein 2 isoform X2, translating to MRQTDGIIACFLVVALLPFLSLGDAPKPPSFSTGGGTKKDKLKTEKLPPCKACTVLVNSFRDGIKRTERAKHDGGDAAWEEERLGSYKTSELRLVEIQERLCTDVVRGEDQCHQLAEDYESLIEEWWKNYQTTDPDLHRWLCVEQATVCCADGFYGPKCDPCPTCFGNGKCKGNGTRKGNGKCACDEGYTGDNCDSCTEEYYQAFRDETKLLCSRCHGACAAGGCTGAGPNACRVCRSGWVMDSARGGCVDVDECIKEAPCTRQQFCVNNEGSYSCLECDKSCDGCNGDGPDLCEKCAAGYELRDGMCTASSHTLDALGQFDSTSATSSALDESVEISNDARSSNTARNDEL from the exons ATGAGACAAACGGATGGAATTATAGCATGTTTTCTGGTCGTGGCCTTGTTGCCATTCCTATCGCTCGGAGATGCCCCGAAACCACCTTCGTTTTCCACTGGAGGAGGCACCAAGAAGGACAAATTAAAGACTGAAAAGCTACCACCCTGCAAGGCGTGCACAGTGTTGGTGAACTCGTTTCGCGATGGCATCAAGCGTACGGAACGTGCCAAGCACGACGGCGGTGACGCAGCCTGGGAGGAGGAACGGTTGGGTAGCTACAAAACTAGCGAGCTGCGGTTAGTCGAAATACAGGAGCGTCTTTGCACGGATGTGGTACGTGGTGAAGATCAGTGCCATCAGTTGGCGGAAGATTATGAATCCCTGATAGAAGAGTGGTGGAAAAACTATCAAACCACTGATCCGGATTTGCACCGATGGTTGTGCGTGGAACAGGCGACCGTCTGCTGTGCAGATGGGTTTTACGGACCGAAGTGTGACCCGTGCCCGACATGCTTCGGCAATGGAAAATGTAAAGGAAATGGCACACGCAAGGGCAACGGAAAATGTGCCTGTGACGAAGGATACACCGGCGATAACTGCGATAGTTGCACGGAGGAGTACTATCAGGCGTTCCGGGATGAAACGAAACTGCTGTGCAGCCGATGCCATGGTGCGTGTGCTGCCGGTGGTTGTACCGGCGCGGGACCGAATGCATGTCGGGTGTGTCGTAGCGGATGGGTGATGGACAGTGCCCGGGGAGGCTGTGTGGATGTGGACGAATGCATAAAAGAGGCACCATGTACAAGGCAACAGTTTTGCGTTAACAACGAAGGGTCGTACAGCTGTTTGG AATGTGATAAATCGTGCGATGGCTGCAACGGGGATGGTCCGGATTTGTGTGAAAAATGTGCCGCTGGATACGAGCTAAGAGATGGAATGTGCACAG CTTCATCACATACTTTGGACGCATTAGGGCAGTTTGATTCGACcagtgctacttcttctgccCTGGATGAATCCGTTGAGATATCCAACGACGCAAGATCATCCAATACTGCGCGAAACGATGAACTGTAG
- the LOC128303818 gene encoding cysteine-rich with EGF-like domain protein 2 isoform X1, whose amino-acid sequence MRQTDGIIACFLVVALLPFLSLGDAPKPPSFSTGGGTKKDKLKTEKLPPCKACTVLVNSFRDGIKRTERAKHDGGDAAWEEERLGSYKTSELRLVEIQERLCTDVVRGEDQCHQLAEDYESLIEEWWKNYQTTDPDLHRWLCVEQATVCCADGFYGPKCDPCPTCFGNGKCKGNGTRKGNGKCACDEGYTGDNCDSCTEEYYQAFRDETKLLCSRCHGACAAGGCTGAGPNACRVCRSGWVMDSARGGCVDVDECIKEAPCTRQQFCVNNEGSYSCLECDKSCDGCNGDGPDLCEKCAAGYELRDGMCTDTSNEKRNQYATFTRYLTYLGLCIATCIVLQNSTWLAALVGLAVAVYISVSEYWLNTAPQQPTAPSPRILDEILQQH is encoded by the exons ATGAGACAAACGGATGGAATTATAGCATGTTTTCTGGTCGTGGCCTTGTTGCCATTCCTATCGCTCGGAGATGCCCCGAAACCACCTTCGTTTTCCACTGGAGGAGGCACCAAGAAGGACAAATTAAAGACTGAAAAGCTACCACCCTGCAAGGCGTGCACAGTGTTGGTGAACTCGTTTCGCGATGGCATCAAGCGTACGGAACGTGCCAAGCACGACGGCGGTGACGCAGCCTGGGAGGAGGAACGGTTGGGTAGCTACAAAACTAGCGAGCTGCGGTTAGTCGAAATACAGGAGCGTCTTTGCACGGATGTGGTACGTGGTGAAGATCAGTGCCATCAGTTGGCGGAAGATTATGAATCCCTGATAGAAGAGTGGTGGAAAAACTATCAAACCACTGATCCGGATTTGCACCGATGGTTGTGCGTGGAACAGGCGACCGTCTGCTGTGCAGATGGGTTTTACGGACCGAAGTGTGACCCGTGCCCGACATGCTTCGGCAATGGAAAATGTAAAGGAAATGGCACACGCAAGGGCAACGGAAAATGTGCCTGTGACGAAGGATACACCGGCGATAACTGCGATAGTTGCACGGAGGAGTACTATCAGGCGTTCCGGGATGAAACGAAACTGCTGTGCAGCCGATGCCATGGTGCGTGTGCTGCCGGTGGTTGTACCGGCGCGGGACCGAATGCATGTCGGGTGTGTCGTAGCGGATGGGTGATGGACAGTGCCCGGGGAGGCTGTGTGGATGTGGACGAATGCATAAAAGAGGCACCATGTACAAGGCAACAGTTTTGCGTTAACAACGAAGGGTCGTACAGCTGTTTGG AATGTGATAAATCGTGCGATGGCTGCAACGGGGATGGTCCGGATTTGTGTGAAAAATGTGCCGCTGGATACGAGCTAAGAGATGGAATGTGCACAG ATACGTCCAACGAGAAGCGTAATCAGTACGCCACCTTTACGCGTTACCTAACCTACCTCGGTCTGTGCATTGCCACTTGCATCGTGCTACAGAACTCGACCTGGCTAGCGGCGCTGGTTGGATTAGCCGTTGCAGTCTACATTTCCGTTTCGGAGTACTGGCTCAACACTGCCCCACAACAACCGACGGCACCTTCGCCACGCATTTTAGACGAGATTCTTCAACAGCATTAA
- the LOC128300877 gene encoding ATP synthase subunit gamma, mitochondrial, producing MFKSVVPVLSQVPAELCLGQQNRGMATLKAISIRLKSVKNIQKITQSMKMVSAAKYSRAERDLKQARPYGVGAQQFYEKAEVAPKEEDSKKLYIAITSDRGLCGAVHTGVARYIRGELAKDANIKVICVGDKSRAILSRLYGKNIEMVANEIGRLPPTFLDAAKLCNAILNLGYEYTDGKIIYNKFKSVVSYQVADIPIFSLKSVESAEKLPVYDSLDSEVIQSYLEFSLASLLFYTMKEGACSEQSSRMTAMDNASKNAGEMIDKLTLTFNRTRQAVITRELIEIISGASALESKD from the exons ATGTTCAAGTCCGTCGTGCCCGTGCTGTCGCAGGTGCCAGCTGAGCTATGCCTTGGCCAGCAGAACCGTGGCATGGCCACGCTAAAGGCCATTTCGATCCGGTTGAAGTCGGTTAAGAACATCCAAAAAATCACTCAATCCATGAAAATGGTGTCTGCTGCCAA GTATTCCCGTGCTGAGCGTGATCTGAAGCAAGCGAGACCGTACGGTGTCGGTGCCCAGCAGTTCTACGAGAAGGCCGAAGTTGCCCCGAAGGAGGAAGACTCCAAGAAGCTGTACATTGCCATTACGTCGGATCGTGGTCTGTGCGGTGCGGTGCATACCGGCGTCGCCCGTTACATTCGCGGTGAGCTGGCCAAGGATGCGAACATCAAGGTGATTTGCGTCGGTGACAAGTCGCGTGCCATCTTGTCGCGTCTGTACGGCAAGAACATTGAGATGGTGGCCAATGAAATTGGTCGCCTGCCACCGACCTTCCTGGATGCGGCGAAGCTGTGCAATGCCATCCTGAACCTCGGCTATGAGTACACTGATGGCAAGATTATCTACAACAAGTTCAAGTCGGTCGTATCGTACCAGGTTGCGGACATTCCGATTTTCTCGCTGAAGTCGGTAGAATCGGCCGAAAAGCTGCCGGTGTACGATTCGTTGGATTCGGAAGTCATCCAGAGCTATCTGGAGTTCTCATTGGCTTCGCTGCTGTTCTACACGATGAAGGAAGGCGCCTGCTCGGAACAGTCGTCGCGTATGACGGCTATGGACAATGCCTCGAAGAACGCCGGCGAAATGATTGACAAGCTGACGCTGACCTTCAACCGTACTCGACAGGCGGTGATTACGCGTGAGCTGATTGAAATTATTTCCGGTGCTTCTGCTCTGGAGAGCAAGGATTAA
- the LOC128301847 gene encoding inactive selenide, water dikinase-like protein — MDEYKQDPMVHLELTGNSGLVLRRPFDPTAHDLDASFRLTRFADLKGRCCKVPKEVLEKLVSSLQQDYMQDPEQPFMPMTSPRIGIGLDCSVIPLRHGGLCMVQTTDFFYPIVDDPYMMGKIACANVLSDLYAMGVTECDNMLMLLAVSTKMIEKERDVVIPLIMRGFKDSALEAGTSVTGGHSVVNPWCTIGGVATTICQQNEFIVPDNAVVGDVLVLTKALGTQVAVNAHQWLDQSERWNRIKLVVSEEDVRKAYHRAMDSMSRLNRVAARLMHKYNAHGATDVTGFGLLGHAQTLASHQKNEVSFVIHNLPVIAKMAAVAKACGNMFQLLQGHSAETSGGLLICLPREQAAAYCKDIEKQEGCQAWIIGIVEKGSRTARIIDKPRVIEVPAKD; from the exons ATGGATGAATATAAACAAGATCCGATGGTCCATCTGGAGCTGACCGGGAATTCCGGCCTGGTTCTTCGCAGACCGTTCGATCCGACTGCACACGATCTTGATGCATCATTCCGCCTAACCCGATTTGCCGATCTGAAGGGCCGCTGTTGCAAAGTGCCGAAGGAAGTGCTGGAAAAGTTGGTATCGTCGTTGCAACAGGACTACATGCAGGATCCGGAACAGCCCTTCATGCCGATGACTTCGCCTCGCATTGGCATTGGGCTGGACTGTTCGGTTATTCCGTTGCGACATGGTGGTCTGTGTATGGTGCAGACAACGGATTTCTTTTACCCGATCGTTGATGATCCGTACATGATGGGCAAGATCGCGTGCGCCAACGTGCTGAGCGATCTGTACGCCATGGGAGTCACAGAGTGTGATAACATGCTGATGCTGTTGGCCGTTAGCACGAAAATGATCGAGAAGGAACGAGACGTTGTCATTCCGTTAATAATGCGTGGTTTTAAG GATTCCGCCTTGGAAGCAGGAACGAGTGTGACCGGCGGTCATAGTGTGGTGAATCCGTGGTGCACAATTGGTGGAGTAGCCACGACGATTTGTCAGCAGAACGAATTCATCGTGCCAGATAATGCCGTAGTGGGTGACGTGCTGGTTCTGACGAAAGCTCTCGGAACGCAGGTCGCAGTAAATGCGCACCAATGGTTGGATCAATCCGAACGGTGGAACCGCATTAAGCTCGTTGTATCGGAGGAAGACGTACGGAAGGCGTATCACCGCGCCATGGATTCAATGTCCCGACTCAACCGTGTCGCTGCACGGCTCATGCACAAATACAACGCGCACGGTGCCACCGATGTGACCGGGTTTGGACTGCTTGGTCATGCCCAGACGTTGGCGTCCCATCAAAAGAATGAGGTGTCGTTCGTGATTCATAACCTGCCCGTGatcgccaagatggcggccgttGCCAAGGCTTGTGGCAATATGTTCCAACTGCTACAAGGCCACTCAGCAGAAACATCCGGCGGACTGTTGATCTGTTTGCCACGTGAACAAGCCGCAGCCTATTGCAAGGACATAGAAAAGCAAGAAGGATGTCAAGCCTGGATCATCGGTATCGTTGAGAAAGGGAGCCGCACGGCACGAATCATCGACAAGCCGCGAGTAATCGAAGTACCGGCGAAGGATTAA
- the LOC128303818 gene encoding cysteine-rich with EGF-like domain protein 2 isoform X4, with amino-acid sequence MRQTDGIIACFLVVALLPFLSLGDAPKPPSFSTGGGTKKDKLKTEKLPPCKACTVLVNSFRDGIKRTERAKHDGGDAAWEEERLGSYKTSELRLVEIQERLCTDVVRGEDQCHQLAEDYESLIEEWWKNYQTTDPDLHRWLCVEQATVCCADGFYGPKCDPCPTCFGNGKCKGNGTRKGNGKCACDEGYTGDNCDSCTEEYYQAFRDETKLLCSRCHGACAAGGCTGAGPNACRVCRSGWVMDSARGGCVDVDECIKEAPCTRQQFCVNNEGSYSCLECDKSCDGCNGDGPDLCEKCAAGYELRDGMCTVCA; translated from the exons ATGAGACAAACGGATGGAATTATAGCATGTTTTCTGGTCGTGGCCTTGTTGCCATTCCTATCGCTCGGAGATGCCCCGAAACCACCTTCGTTTTCCACTGGAGGAGGCACCAAGAAGGACAAATTAAAGACTGAAAAGCTACCACCCTGCAAGGCGTGCACAGTGTTGGTGAACTCGTTTCGCGATGGCATCAAGCGTACGGAACGTGCCAAGCACGACGGCGGTGACGCAGCCTGGGAGGAGGAACGGTTGGGTAGCTACAAAACTAGCGAGCTGCGGTTAGTCGAAATACAGGAGCGTCTTTGCACGGATGTGGTACGTGGTGAAGATCAGTGCCATCAGTTGGCGGAAGATTATGAATCCCTGATAGAAGAGTGGTGGAAAAACTATCAAACCACTGATCCGGATTTGCACCGATGGTTGTGCGTGGAACAGGCGACCGTCTGCTGTGCAGATGGGTTTTACGGACCGAAGTGTGACCCGTGCCCGACATGCTTCGGCAATGGAAAATGTAAAGGAAATGGCACACGCAAGGGCAACGGAAAATGTGCCTGTGACGAAGGATACACCGGCGATAACTGCGATAGTTGCACGGAGGAGTACTATCAGGCGTTCCGGGATGAAACGAAACTGCTGTGCAGCCGATGCCATGGTGCGTGTGCTGCCGGTGGTTGTACCGGCGCGGGACCGAATGCATGTCGGGTGTGTCGTAGCGGATGGGTGATGGACAGTGCCCGGGGAGGCTGTGTGGATGTGGACGAATGCATAAAAGAGGCACCATGTACAAGGCAACAGTTTTGCGTTAACAACGAAGGGTCGTACAGCTGTTTGG AATGTGATAAATCGTGCGATGGCTGCAACGGGGATGGTCCGGATTTGTGTGAAAAATGTGCCGCTGGATACGAGCTAAGAGATGGAATGTGCACAG TTTGTGCGTGA